A window of Spirochaeta isovalerica contains these coding sequences:
- a CDS encoding TrmB family transcriptional regulator, translating into MIDKLMDFGLSRLEAAVYIALLGEPGITGYRLSHNLNKPTANIYKALRSLEHKGLVRMDKSAGTQLIHPVPVEEYLNVREMEFKSRSRELKEGLKKLERKNSEYRIARLDSYEQAVGKALQILEDAESVVVIVGFEEVLGELKDLIARRGREGVDILVYTYSPLVLEGCRVYYSEADAEIWRAVPERAFDIAADGKVFMISNFRNDYSEVIEALFGNHVYLSLMIFNSLSRNILFLEMEQSELLSEQTRSELKSFLREHKSLLAEELPGVRNFFKRYGIKTSPEH; encoded by the coding sequence ATGATTGATAAACTGATGGATTTCGGACTCTCCCGTCTGGAAGCGGCGGTCTACATCGCCCTTCTGGGAGAGCCTGGCATTACGGGGTACCGTCTGTCCCATAATCTCAACAAACCGACCGCCAATATCTACAAAGCGCTGAGGAGTCTTGAACATAAAGGGCTCGTGCGGATGGATAAAAGCGCCGGAACGCAATTGATTCACCCCGTTCCTGTTGAGGAATATCTCAATGTCAGGGAAATGGAATTCAAATCCCGGAGCCGGGAGCTTAAAGAGGGCTTGAAAAAACTGGAGAGAAAGAACAGCGAGTACCGGATCGCGCGGCTCGATTCCTATGAGCAGGCTGTGGGGAAGGCTCTTCAGATCCTCGAAGATGCGGAAAGCGTTGTCGTCATTGTAGGCTTCGAAGAAGTCCTTGGGGAGTTGAAGGATTTAATTGCCAGGAGAGGACGGGAAGGGGTGGATATTCTTGTCTATACCTACAGCCCTCTTGTACTGGAAGGCTGCCGGGTCTACTACTCGGAAGCCGATGCGGAAATCTGGAGAGCCGTTCCCGAGAGGGCCTTCGATATCGCGGCAGACGGGAAAGTTTTTATGATTTCCAATTTCAGGAATGATTATTCAGAGGTGATCGAAGCTCTGTTCGGAAATCATGTCTATCTCAGTCTTATGATTTTTAACAGTCTCAGCCGGAATATCCTGTTTCTTGAGATGGAGCAGAGCGAACTCCTGAGCGAACAGACTCGCTCTGAATTGAAATCTTTTCTGCGTGAGCATAAATCTCTTCTCGCCGAGGAGCTTCCGGGAGTCAGGAATTTCTTTAAGCGTTACGGGATAAAAACTTCTCCGGAACATTGA
- a CDS encoding SPFH domain-containing protein encodes MGLFDKIKGEFIDIIEWTDDSSDTIVYRFERYGNEIKNGAKLTVRESQAAVFINEGKLADVFQPGMYELTTANLPILSTLKGWAHGFNSPFKAEVYFVNTKRFTDLKWGTQNPIMLRDAEFGPIRLRAFGSYSIRVTDPSLFLKEVVGTDGDFTTDEVVGQLRNIVVSRFTDALGESKIPALDLAANYDELGKFMEGKIGGEFGEYGLELVKLLVENISLPPAVEEALDKRSSMGILGNLNQYSQFQAANAMEAAANNPSGTASGGIGMGMGFAMANQMGQAMNQQQMNQGAPAGGPPPVPPGVQYYVAVNGQQTGPFDLSVLAQKAASGELTRESLVWKNGMAAWTAAGSVGDLSSLFGQVPPPLPPQ; translated from the coding sequence ATGGGACTATTCGACAAGATTAAAGGCGAATTTATTGATATCATTGAATGGACTGATGACAGCAGCGATACCATTGTCTACCGGTTCGAGCGCTACGGCAACGAGATTAAAAACGGAGCGAAACTGACTGTTCGTGAGTCACAGGCTGCCGTATTCATTAATGAAGGAAAGCTGGCCGATGTTTTTCAGCCGGGTATGTATGAACTGACCACAGCGAATCTTCCGATTCTCTCCACCTTAAAAGGGTGGGCTCACGGTTTCAACAGCCCCTTCAAGGCGGAAGTCTACTTTGTCAACACCAAGCGATTCACCGATCTCAAGTGGGGAACCCAGAACCCCATTATGCTCCGCGATGCGGAATTCGGTCCCATTCGTCTGAGAGCTTTCGGATCCTATTCCATCCGGGTCACCGATCCGTCCCTTTTTCTTAAGGAAGTTGTGGGAACCGACGGGGATTTTACCACCGATGAAGTTGTCGGCCAGTTGAGAAATATCGTCGTTTCCCGGTTTACCGATGCTCTGGGCGAGAGCAAAATACCTGCTCTGGATCTGGCGGCCAATTACGATGAGCTGGGCAAGTTTATGGAAGGCAAGATCGGCGGCGAGTTCGGCGAATACGGACTGGAGCTCGTCAAACTGCTGGTGGAAAATATCTCTCTGCCTCCTGCTGTGGAAGAAGCCCTGGACAAGAGATCCAGTATGGGAATTCTGGGAAATCTCAACCAGTACAGCCAGTTTCAGGCGGCCAATGCCATGGAAGCGGCCGCTAATAATCCGAGCGGTACCGCATCGGGCGGAATCGGAATGGGCATGGGTTTCGCCATGGCCAACCAGATGGGTCAGGCCATGAATCAGCAACAGATGAATCAGGGGGCACCGGCCGGCGGACCTCCTCCGGTACCGCCGGGTGTTCAGTATTATGTGGCCGTCAACGGGCAGCAGACCGGCCCCTTCGATCTCAGTGTGCTGGCTCAGAAAGCCGCTTCCGGAGAGCTGACAAGAGAGTCTCTGGTCTGGAAGAACGGCATGGCGGCCTGGACCGCCGCGGGATCGGTCGGAGACCTCAGTTCCCTATTCGGACAGGTCCCGCCTCCACTGCCGCCGCAATAG